Proteins found in one Carcharodon carcharias isolate sCarCar2 chromosome 8, sCarCar2.pri, whole genome shotgun sequence genomic segment:
- the pcdh12 gene encoding protocadherin-18 has product MVQGLLSQSQSQSQSETEPGISAMGQALLLFCCLLTTACPQDVPAPGLGYHRQEEEEDLPPLTGTGTGTGTGTREPAERRRREQEPGVREDWRDGDPARCRLRHTVPGNVGGDEVTSLVAAGPDIVLVPEGVPANAAIALVEVPDSDQEAGIQFECKLEAEGYFQLVKTYQRNYLIVTNASLDREKRAEYSLTLVTLGKGTPAFTTNVRFTVKITDVNDNAPVFGKSAYRASIAENDPPNTTLLIVTASDSDLGANGQVTYSILDSSLAGTPVSSLLGIHPNLGIIYTLVSFDYEQLRTVDFVVEAKDGGRPPTRTTVPVRLDIKDLNDNFPVFMSPASPRITVPLGVELAADAGECAPGQTGLLVVNGSPSHHRQNIYAVTTVKAEDADSGAKGELLYEMVGGSDWGLFDINGSTGEIQATVCNLSELLAKDWTISVRVRDQGNPPLSSSANFTLTFVPASNPTQSRERLSAPVVTAISFGALCLALLPILIASWGRCKAEKRDARAYNCRQAETAYQLHPKRPLKQIQKTDITLLHPGGRSRQGPNASVPSVPPPHPGTPEVQQQIQEECAEVVKPYPTLRRDRDSHHHQLLRELVRLSMAGFSDCTLELTSVSPHVQQISQLLSLLHQGQFQAKPNFRGNKYLRNYRAAMQEADRTSLKDSGQGESEEGDSDCDTGRNSPIDHLLEEGLSDLLSRGGWTTPAVLGARASTGEELSLEDLCWMLPTPLPSNYKENVFKPEVTENPPPACDGEKNTFSTFGKDPLEFYPGTEEPAVKGSLLTEMSALFQLLLSQKAEAYAESSPELLLKLSGRRNVSSDGEGDVSGVLSGGKFPGCSGPSSGARHLPVVQETAEQREETELDFHQLV; this is encoded by the exons ATGGTTCAGGGGctcctgtcccagtcccagtcccagtcccagtccgaGACTGAGCCCGGGATCTCCGCCATGGGACAGGCGCTGCTGCTCTTCTGCTGCCTTCTAACCACCGCTTGTCCTCAGGATGTGCCGGCACCGGGGCTCGGTTACCAccggcaggaggaggaggaggacctccCGCCCCTGACCGGGACCGGGACCGGGACCGGGACCGGGACCCGGGAACCCGCGGAGAGGAGACGCCGAGAGCAGGAGCCCGGAGTCCGGGAGGACTGGCGGGATGGCGACCCCGCTCGTTGCCGCCTCCGGCACACAG TTCCGGGTAATGTCGGGGGTGATGAAGTCACATCGCTGGTTGCTGCTGGTCCTGACATTGTCTTGGTGCCTGAGGGAGTCCCGGCGAATGCTGCAATTGCTCTGGTTGAGGTGCCCGATTCCGATCAAGAGGCTGGAATCCAGTTTGAGTGTAAGCTTGAAGCCGAGGGGTATTTTCAGCTTGTGAAAACCTACCAGAGGAATTACTTAATTGTGACCAATGCCAGCCTCGATCGGGAGAAGAGGGCTGAGTACAGTCTAACGCTGGTAACCTTGGGCAAAGGGACACCAGCCTTTACCACAAATGTCCGATTCACGGTAAAGATCACCGATGTAAACGATAACGCCCCAGTCTTTGGTAAAAGTGCCTACCGAGCATCCATAGCGGAGAATGATCCTCCAAACACCACACTCCTGATAGTGACAGCCTCCGATAGTGACCTTGGCGCCAATGGTCAAGTCACCTACTCTATTCTGGACTCCTCTTTGGCAGGGACCCCTGTATCATCGTTACTTGGCATCCATCCCAACTTGGGTATTATTTACACCCTGGTATCATTTGATTATGAGCAACTGAGAACTGTGGACTTTGTGGTGGAGGCCAAAGATGGTGGCCGCCCTCCAACCAGGACCACGGTGCCTGTTAGGCTGGACATTAAAGACCTGAATGATAATTTCCCTGTCTTCATGTCCCCGGCATCACCAAGAATCACTGTGCCCCTTGGTGTGGAGTTGGCGGCTGATGCTGGTGAATGTGCCCCTGGGCAGACTGGCTTACTCGTGGTTAATGGGTCTCCGTCGCACCATCGCCAAAACATCTACGCGGTTACCACTGTGAAAGCGGAGGATGCAGATTCCGGTGCAAAGGGTGAGCTGCTGTACGAGATGGTGGGTGGTAGTGATTGGGGGCTCTTTGACATCAATGGCAGCACCGGGGAGATCCAAGCTACCGTTTGCAACCTCAGTGAGTTGTTGGCAAAAGACTGGACCATCTCGGTGCGCGTGCGGGACCAGGGGAACCCGCCCCTCTCTTCCAGTGCCAACTTCACGCTGACCTTCGTCCCCGCCTCGAATCCCACTCAGTCAAGGGAGAGGCTCAGTGCCCCGGTTGTCACGGCGATCTCGTTCGGAGCGCTGTGCCTCGCCCTGCTGCCGATACTGATTGCAAGCTGGGGCCGGTGCAAAGCCGAGAAGCGAGATGCCCGAGCGTACAACTGCCGCCAAGCGGAGACCGCCTACCAGCTGCACCCAAAAAGGCCCCTGAAGCAGATCCAGAAGACGGACATCACCCTGCTCCACCCGGGCGGCCGGAGCAGGCAAGGGCCAAACGCTAGCGTgccctccgtccctccgccccACCCTGGGACGCCTGAGGTGCAGCAGCAGATTCAGGAGGAATGTGCAGAGGTGGTGAAACCCTATCCGACCCTCCGGAGGGACCGCGACTCCCACCACCATCAGCTGCTGAGGGAGCTGGTTAGATTGTCCATGGCTGGCTTCTCAGATTGCACCCTGGAGCTGACATCCGTCTCTCCACATGTCCAG CAAATCTCCCAGCTGCTCTCCTTACTGCACCAAGGACAGTTCCAAGCCAAGCCAAATTTTCGGGGAAATAAATATTTAAGGAACTACAG GGCCGCAATGCAAGAGGCCGACAGGACCAGCTTGAAGGACagtgggcagggagagagcgaggagggAGACAGTGATTGTGACACAGGCAGAAACTCGCCCATTGACCACCTGCTCGAAGAGGGGCTGAGTGACTTGCTGTCCAGGGGTGGCTGGACAACACCAGCAG TGCTAGGAGCGAGGGCCAGCACGGGAGAGGAGCTGAGTCTAGAGGACCTGTGTTGGATGTTGCCAACACCTTTGCCGTCTAATTACAAGGAGAACGTCTTCAAACCCGAGGTAACCGAGAATCCTCCACCCGCCTGTGATGGCGAGAAGAACACTTTCTCAACCTTTGGCAAAGATCCGCTGGAGTTTTATCCTGGGACAGAGGAGCCGGCTGTCAAAGGATCCCTTTTGACGGAAATGAGTGccctattccagctcctgctgtcaCAGAAAGCTGAAGCCTATGCGGAGTCGAGCCCTGAGCTGCTCTTAAAACTCTCGGGTCGGAGAAATGTCTCCAGCGACGGCGAAGGGGACGTGAGCGGTGTGTTGAGTGGGGGCAAGTTCCCTGGGTGCAGTGGTCCCAGCAGTGGAGCCAGACATCTCCCTGTGGTGCAGGAAACCGcagaacagagagaggagaccGAGCTGGACTTCCATCAACTGGTTTAA